One window of Mangifera indica cultivar Alphonso unplaced genomic scaffold, CATAS_Mindica_2.1 Un_0070, whole genome shotgun sequence genomic DNA carries:
- the LOC123207308 gene encoding serine/threonine-protein kinase AGC1-7-like, producing MKSNSITSHGQGCGNSSRSDSIESSCAPHKPHTGGDVRWDAINIMKAKPTPIDLSNFRLLKRLGYGDIGSVYLVELRGTNAHFAMKVMDKASLASRNKLLRAQTEREILGLLDHPFLPTLYSYFETDKFYCLVMEFCSGGNLHSLRQKQQNKHFTEEAARFYASEVLLALEYLHMLGIVYRDLKPENVLVRDEGHIMLSDFDLSLRCSVSPTLVKSSSVHVNNGTSGSGAILNDEHAVHGCTQPSTSFFPRILPSKKNRKTKSDFGSLVGGALPELMAEPTNVRSMSFVGTHEYLAPEIIRGEGHGSAVDWWTFGIFLYELLHGTTPFKGQGNRATLFNVVGQPLRFPESPQVSFVARDLIRGLLVKEPHNRIAYKRGATEIKQHPFFEGVNWALVRSAMPPHIPERVDFSLFAAKESAPGAAAKKVAPEAVADKDCGSPKDSYVEFEYF from the exons ATGAAAAGCAATTCCATAACGAGCCATGGACAAGGATGTGGCAATTCCAGTCGTAGTGACAGCATAGAGAGCTCCTGTGCACCTCATAAACCTCATACTGGTGGTGATGTTAGATGGGATGCCATTAATATTATGAAAGCCAAACCTACTCCAATTGATCTCAGCAATTTTCGGCTTCTCAAGCGCCTTGGTTATGGAGACATTGGTAGTGTCTATCTTGTTGAACTCAGAGGAACCAACGCACACTTTGCCATGAAAGTTATGGACAAAGCTTCTCTTGCAAGTAGAAACAAGTTATTGCGAGCACAGACAGAAAGGGAGATTCTTGGACTTTTGGACCACCCATTTTTGCCTACTCTGTATTCTTACTTTGAGACTGATAAATTTTATTGCCTGGTAATGGAATTCTGCAGTGGAGGAAATCTCCATTCCCTTCGACAGAAGCAACAAAACAAGCACTTTACTGAAGAGGCTGCAAG GTTTTATGCATCAGAGGTGCTACTGGCTCTTGAGTATCTACACATGCTAGGCATCGTGTATAGAGATTTAAAGCCAGAGAATGTGCTAGTAAGAGATGAGGGACATATCATGCTTTCAGATTTTGATCTATCACTTCGTTGCTCTGTCAGTCCCACGCTAGTCAAATCCTCATCTGTACATGTCAACAATGGTACTTCTGGTTCTGGAGCAATTCTAAATGATGAGCATGCAGTGCATGGTTGCACGCAGCCATCAACTTCTTTTTTCCCACGTATTTTGCCTTCCAAAAAGAACCGCAAAACTAAATCAGATTTTGGTAGCTTGGTTGGAGGTGCCCTCCCAGAACTGATGGCAGAACCTACGAACGTACGGTCCATGTCATTTGTTGGTACGCATGAATATTTAGCCCCTGAGATTATCCGTGGAGAGGGTCATGGAAGTGCAGTGGACTGGTGGACATTTGGTATCTTCTTATATGAACTGTTACATGGCACAACTCCCTTCAAGGGACAAGGAAACCGCGCAACCCTGTTTAATGTTGTAGGGCAGCCATTGAGATTTCCAGAAAGTCCGCAAGTGAGTTTTGTGGCTCGAGATCTTATAAGAGGACTTTTAGTTAAAGAACCACATAATAGAATTGCTTATAAAAGAGGTGCTACAGAAATAAAACAGCACCCATTTTTTGAGGGAGTCAACTGGGCTCTAGTGAGAAGTGCAATGCCTCCCCATATACCTGAACGTGTAGACTTTTCATTATTTGCCGCAAAAGAGTCTGCTCCTGGAGCTGCAGCCAAGAAGGTGGCACCAGAAGCTGTAGCTGATAAAGACTGTGGAAGTCCTAAAGATTCTTATGTAGAATTTGAGTATTTCTag